Part of the Impatiens glandulifera chromosome 8, dImpGla2.1, whole genome shotgun sequence genome is shown below.
CAGACCCGTAAAAGTTTAGACATTATTGCAGTTACAAGAGCGATTTCCCAAAGAAATATGGAAGATTATCAACCTCATATGCCCAAATTTCAATAGGTTTTGGTGGGATTCTTGATGGGGTGTAAGAACTACCCTGAatggacaaaaaaaattaagtttacaATGTTTTAGTCTTTTTAACAAATTGAAATGGtaagaaagaaataaacttTTACCCTCCCCATTCGAGGAATCAAGGCAAAGCCTTCTGTCAAGGTCTGCAAAGAAAGAAGACGAtacaaatagtatttttaatgaAGTTGTAAGGTTGATCATGGGAACCAAGGAGAAAAAGGGTAATAGTACTAACAGTTAATAGACCAAGAGACAGCATTATGGGAACGTTTCCATCACCTACAAGAAAGTCACAAAACATGATTTTTTAGGAGTTTTTGGTTCAACTGTGAATGAGATGTGTCGGTTTTGaattaaaacattcaaaataatctTCGCTACCAATTTCCACTTTCACATACCATATTTCTGAACTAGGTATTTTATTATGTCATCTGATTCGTACATCGCCACTCCTGTGTTTGGGTCCAACTGCAATAGAGAAATACCCATAAAAAAATCTCCAAATTTATCAAATCTAAGGATGAATGATTTTAAACTAcaattctattataattttttaaaaaatttcaacataTGATCATGATAAGAAGGATTATAGTGGAAAGGAGTAAAACCAAACCATGTAGGGGAATTGCTTCTTTCCACCCATCTGAATAGCCTTTGGACGGAAATTTGGACCATTTTGGGGGCAAGGATAATAGAGAACATCAAGATCCAATACTGCGACAATTTCTCTAACCTGCACTCTTCCAAGGCAGTCAGTCAATCCagttatccaaataattaaacatctcatcatcaatcaaattactCCTCAAATCATccattaaaatactaaaatacccttctTCTTTTTATCACCAAccaagattattttcaaataatccattaCAAAACAATCTCTTAGGCCTTTGTTTGATCTAGGggtatttgaataaccaagtggttaTTTGTAAATAACCTTATATGACTTAGTCAAGTAATTTAGAAACTATTTAGGTAAAACAGTTTCTCTTCTTAACTCCAATGAAATTCTTCTTTATTCCTCATTTACATTTCAgaaaaataaccaaaatctgcactaaataagatcaaattaaGTTACACAGTAACAATACTGACAAAGGCTTCAACAAATATAAGGAGAAAACCTCAACTTTCCCTACATATATCAAAACTTTTGAAAGCGACATAATACATCAAAATCACTAATCATTTTCTAagaaaatatcaacatttatgtaaaaaagtAGTCAAGTCCTTCAAAAAAGCAAAcaaattgattaataaatagGAGTTTTAGAGAAATTTTCTTATGTCCAcctatttgattattttgattgcACATTGATTAACTCATCACATCTGACGTAACTAATTGGTTATAGCTTTTGGTTTTAGCATGATAGATACTACTTATTTTCGCATTTACCAGGGATCATTCGAAAAGAATCTAAACAAAGAGATGAAAAATGACATTTTCTTACCTTTTTACAAAACGGGCAGCTGAAGAATCCACGCAGATGTTTAGAGTTGTTTGCATAAGTAGTAACAATGAGATTCAGTAAGTAATTCATTAAAGTTAACATGTTAAGATCAAAGAAGACCAAACTGAAACAAGATAAAGTCCATAAAACAATGATATTCAACTAAAGAGAAACTAGTGAAGTTACCCTTCAAACTCGTATATCTCAATAGGCTTCTCTGGGCGAGGACCTAGTTTCGAAGTTTCTTTAACCTTGAAACCtgtttaaacaaataattgatgATTTTCTAAAAACCTATTTACATCTTTGAAGTTTGATATGAACCAAATCAACTGAAAACAAGAGAGATCAAGGGATTACCAGCAAATTCAAGTGCATACTTATCAGAAGGAATTTCATTCTTGGGGACAAATGATACCGAATACCTATAACAAACAAGCAATCACCCAATGTGAATTCATAAACCAAAGCAAGATTATCCCAGATTTGGATTCAATCAGTTCTTTAAGCCTATTTTACCCAATTATGAGACCAACAAAACCCTAGTGCGAAACCTAGCAAATAGCAATCCAAGAAAGGGAGAAACAAAGTACCCAGATACTAATGCACCAGTTCCAAGGCGAAACAACAAAGCTAGAGAAGCCCCCATGATATCGAGAATCTTATCTGGTCTGACGGCGAACCTCTTAGGCTTCGGAGGCTTGAAATTGGGCGGCGGAGAAAACGATGGAGATGAAGCTGAAAATCCTGAAGTTGGATCATCTTTTGTGGTGATTGAATTAGAATCCAGTGATGATGATATTCTAAGAGAAAGTCTACCGGTTGTTGCCGTCGTTCTTTGGGTTGAAGATAGCCGGAAAATGGGTGAAGGTCCGACATTTAGGAGACCAGACATCGTTTGACGGCGAGAAGAGTTGAAGATGAGTGAGAAAGTGACAGTGGCAATGGAAGTGGCACAAAATGTTTCTGGGTTTTTCCTCTGTGGTGGAAAATTTGACAGGTAATTCAGTTACCAAATTTGACCATATCACaagattatgtttttttagtacACATTTTCTTAGTAAATTTATGGCTGATAAAGGATATGTATATGAACCACTAATTGGGATTAGGATCATTCATATTAACTTTGAATTATGTTGATATGAAATGGAAGAAATCTAGTTAAAAAGACCGGATaagattttatttgtataatagaTATTTTACACAAAACATGATAATATGGTTTATTATAGAAAAGAGACAATTCTTTATAGACTAATTGCTTGAGATAAACAATCTAATTGCAAAAccaaataaattgtattttgtTTGGGCACAGTGTGGAACTAATCGCAatggaaatttgacgaaatgaccttaatGATTCACTTATTTAACATTTTGATCTGCGCTTAAAATAAAAAGCGCCGAtgacacatttttctttttttttaacgaTTTTGCTCCTCTTGCGAGACATCctcaatcgcgagacgcaaccacTAGAATAATCACAATggagaaatttgatgaaatgacctaataattacataattttgggtattgacaagtttatgataaTGATAAAAATGGCAAAAATGACATTTTCGACTGCATCATGTGACGTGGAAGGATGACCtgataatattttgtaaaattgacTCGCGTGACGCAAAAATGACATCGCATCACGCAAAGGGGTGCGTCGCGTCACGCGAAGGGGTGTATCGTGTCACGCAATGtcatttttgcaaacattatcaaCCATCCCTTCGCATCACGTGACACACGAAAGAGTATTTTCGTCCAAAATGATATTCTTGCAAACTTTATTCAACCCTTTATCATTtcctaaaattatataattattaggaTCGTCTTGTCAAATTTCCCAAATGCATCAATGCATGATTCAATTAGTCGGTTCAGAAAACTGAACTCTAACCTCAATGGTGATAAGATAGTtcccaaattatatttatagataaaaaaaataagggtaataaatttattaaacagaTCTTCTAACCAATTAAaagaacaataaataaatttaaattgagacTTTAAATATTTAGAGAAATAATGTACAAATAAAATTGCTTACACTCTCAATAACAtagattaaaagaataaataatttacaaagagcctgaataaaaatataaaaaccgaCTATATTCTAAAGAATGAATGATTGAATGAGATGTTTATtagaatgatattttatttttttttaattaaaaaaaactatctaAGACATTAAAAACATGTATATCATTATTTCAACTCAAAGCGTTTTAagattaaattgaatatatgaCTCTTAATCCGGTTCGTATCATTAGaataacatattaataattgcgagttttctaaaaaaacataatttaaaaatgaaaaatagttttaatttactGAAGTGagttgaaattattaataataataataaactggCGAGTGAGTGAGTGAGTGCACTCGTCGAATGTTGACGATgatcaaaacgacgtcgttccGTTCCATACCCAAACCAGTAAGTGTAACCCCTCTTCCCAAAGAGAATTCCCAGATCGGAGcacttttcttctttttctccatCACCATTGAAATTAACCTTCTTTCCTCTCTCACCTCACGCCGCCAATAAGGGCCGGCGATTTTAGATCATTTTTCATCTTCTATGAGGATGTCTTGATTGCGTTGATTCATCCATCTACGGAACCTGCTCATCAATTGGATTGCGTTGATTCATCTCACGGAATCAGATTGGACTCCGTCCTTCTTGACGCACGATTACTTAAAACAATCAGGTGTTTTTGCGTACGATTCACGGACATCTCCATACTCTGGTGAGAAACCCAACTTCCACTTTAATTCAATTCTTTATCTGAACAAATAACGATTCTTTTGCATGACTATTTTGATCAAATCTCTCAATTTCATATGCATTTCTCCCTAGAAAATGGGTATCCAAAGAAATTTCTTATGCTAGCTAGACTCATGAACAAATCATTTATCGAATAGTTGGCTGATTTCATTGATTTGATTCATTTTTCATTACGATCTACAAAGAATTTGTTCTTTTGTCCATGGACAGGACAATGGAGAATCTCCCTGTTGAAGTGATAGGAAATATACTATCTCGACTTGGGGCTGCACGCGATGTTGTTGTGGCATCAACAACCTGCAGGAAATGGAGAGAAGCTTGGAGGAATCATCTACATACACTTTCATTCAATTCGAATGACTGGCCTTCTTATCATGATCTTACTACAGGTAGATTAGAGATTCTCATTACTCAAACGATTCTGCAGACGAATGGACTTCAATGTCTATCAATTGTCATGGATGATGTTGATGAGTTCTCAGCTGCTCCAGTTATAGCTTGGCTGATGTATACTAGAGAAACTCTTCGTCAACTGCATTACAATGTAAGGACAAGCCCGAATATCAACATTCTTGAAAAATGCAGTAGACAGAAACTCGAGGTTTTATCTCTATCGCATAACTCAATTTCAGGGGTTGAACCCACATACCAGAAATTCCCATGCTTGAAATCGCTATCACTTAGTTTCGTTAGCATTTCTGCATTGGACTTGAGTCTTTTACTAACTGCCTGCCCGAAAGTTGAGGTCTTGTCACTTATCAATTTGGAAATCGCAATGTCTGATGCTCAGACTACTATGGAGATAAGCAGTCTCTCTTTGAAAGATATGTATGTCGAGGCGATAAGTCTGGACAAGTTTATATTAGAAGCAGACAGTCTGGAAAAGCTCCATTTAAAAGACTGTACACTTGAAGTGTTTGAACTCGTGAGTAAAGGGACATTGAGGTTTCTCAAGATAGACGATGTTAGCGTCATCCATATTGACATAGGCGAAAGCACGGAGAATCTTGAGACAGTAGATGTGAGCAATTTCACTGTGATGTGGCCGAAGTTTCATAATATGATATCTAGATCTAGTAGACTAAGAAGGCTTCGGCTTTGGGGGGTGGTTTTCGACGACGAAGATGAAGTTGTTGATTTGGAGATGATTTCGGCTTGTTTTCCTGCGCTTAGCCATTTGTCATTATGTTATGAGCTCAGAGACGGGGCTATTCAGTATGGGTGGCAGAGTCCGTTTAAATTTGAGAAGGTTGTGGTGTTGGAATTAGGTTGGACTGTGATAAACGATTTGTTTTCGCATTGGATTGGTGGGTTCCTTGAAAGGTGCCCGAATCTTAAGAAGCTCGTGATATATGGGATTGTGTCGGAGGCTAAGACACATGAAGAATGTCAAACTTTGGCTAATTTTACTTCATCAATTGTTAGGTTGATGAGGAAATATTTGCAGGTAGATGTGCAGTTTGAATATGAATGAATGATTATCATCATTTGCTTGATGCTTatgatattttttgtttttgtgggGTTTGGggatttattgatatatattttttggactCTGATTTATTTCATGGTTTAtcaaaaaagtatttatttgtttatatttggcGTCGAATTTGAGTTTTGAAAGATCTATGGTTCTACTGAGTTGTGTAGCTTTAGTCAGGATTAAAGGTGTAAGATCGTCGGTTTTCCTCAACTATTATCGGCTTTTGTGATTTGGTGAAGATTGTTGTTATTTTCTAACAGATGGCCATTGCAATTTGTTTGACAAAAGATTTTTGTTATTGTTATAACCCACAGAAAAATAAGCTAAGAGTTCATGTAAACAGTGGATTGGAGATAGCTACGAGGCATTTAGCACATGATGAACTCCACAAATTATAACAGTCTTTTACACTTTCAAATAGTTGGAGTGGAGTGGGATATTCTTAATTGTTTCAACATGTTAGTTGGTATTTATATCggctaaaaaaattaacatcttAATACGTTTATTTGATTCGATAATTTTCGAATCATAACACAATGGGTGGAAAGAAGCAACCTTTCGTGCTTCTTGAGTAAGGCCGGCTTTTGAGCCCAAGCCCCTTTATAGGTTGGGTGCTTGAGTGCATCCTTCTTATATCGATCAAGGCTTTATTTTTCTCTCGAATCACATGTAGGATCATGAGCAACCAAAATGATAGATTAAACTGGATGGATCTGATGTTTCAAAGGGTGTTCCATTTGTTGGACCTTAAACAAAACTCTTCAAAATAATGGTTCATTTGGTAGAGTTTTGTTTAAGGGTCTAGCAAATGGAACACCCTTTGGAACAGCAGATCCGACCCCAAACTAGAGTCTAacttaataatgtttgtttaaattttgttgTTCAATTGGATCACGTTTATTGATTCTAACCCTTTTCGACGGATTCCATCCACAAATGCAAAGTTTATGGCTGACTTAACATGATTTATTGAACTCATAATTCATTAGATACTTTTTCTGAATGTCAACTAAGTATCGTAAGTAAATTGATGGACAGTCTTGGTCCTAATGAAAATATCAGTGAAAGTGAAGATCGGGATAGAAATGGCGATTTTCTGCAATTTTTTCCATCCATATGTATAAATAACCTAATATTGGTTCACAGTCAATAACATCTTCACCGTCTAGAGTCTCGATTTCATTAAATCTCGTGACTTACCTTCATTTCGAACCTCATAAAACAAAACGAGATAACGACTTAACTCAGAAGTCGTCTCGTCTAAAGTAAGGTGAGGAACGAAAGTAAGATTTAAGGCTAacgatatattaattttgacttTTTAGAGTCGCCactcaattttgtttttaaaaagttggtaaaagaaaacattttgcgtttcaaagacaaaaaaaaagagaagtgAAAACGAAGCACAATCAACTTAATGAAAGGTGATCACCTAGAGAAGTTATTAAAAAAGGCAATGTCGCTGCCATGATCCAAATAAGAAGTGAAAACGAAGCACAATTTTTCTCACTCTCTACAAGGGCGCCAAATGATATTCCTGAAGACCTTCAGCAAATGCTAGATGACTTCAGCCCAATATTCCAGCAACCCGAGGACTTACCACCTGCCAGGGAACAGGATCACCGCATCCCACTAAAGGAAGGCACGAAAGCTGTATACATGCGTCCTTACCGATATCCTGCCCTGCAGAAGACATAAATTGAACATTTGGTCAACGATATGCTGGACAGGGAGTCATAAGGAGAAGCCACATCTCTTTTGCCGCCCTTGTGGTATTGGTCCGAAAGAAAGACTTATCTTGGAGAATGTGTATTGATTATAGGCGGCTAAACTCAGCAACCATGAAGGATAAGTTTCCTATCCCAGCCATTAAAGAATTAATGGAAGAATTACATGGGTCCAAGTTCTTTTCCAAGCTCGATTTGCGCTCAGGGTTCCACCAGATAAGGATGCACCTAGGTGACTGGCACAAAACAGCATTCCAGACTCACGAAGGTCTGTATAAGTTTTTGGTGATGCCCTTCGGCCTAACCAATGCACCATCCTCCTTTCAAAGCCTAATGAACGCAACCCTGAAACCATTCCTTAGGAAGTTCGTGCTAGTATTTTTTGATGACATTCTAGTATACAGCCCGAGCTGGAAGGAACATATCCAACACTTACATAAGGTACTTTCAATATTGCAACATAACGAGTTAATCCTTAACAGGGGAAAATGTAATTTTGGGTGCAAGAAAAAATTTCCTATCTTGGCCATATCCTTGACGAGAATGGTGTAGCCACGGATCCAGCGAAGTTAGAAGCAATGAGCACATGGCCAGTTCCAGAATCTCCTAAGCAATTGAAAGGGTTCCTTGGTCTGACCGGATACTATAGAAGATTTATAAAAGGCTACAGCTCCATAGCACGACCCCTCACTGCCCTGTTGAAAAATGGTCAGTTTGAATGGAATAAAGAAGCTGAAGATGCATTTCTGTTGTTGAAACAACATATGCTTTCCCCTCCGGTCCTGGTGCTTCCAAACTTCAATATTCCCTTTGTAGTAGAGACCGATGCAAGTGGAGTTGGTATAGGTGCAGTATTAATGCAAGAAGGTTGACCCATTTCATTCATAAGCAAGGCGATTGAACCAGAGAAGTTACCATCATCCACGTATGAAAAAGAGTTGATGTCCTTAACCTTTGCGGTGGAGAAGTGGAGATCTTACCTTAGGTACAAGAAATTCATTGTGAAGACCGATCATGAAGCTCTTAAATACTTGCTGGAACAAAGAGTTCAAACCTCGGCACAAGAAAAATGGCTCTACAAATTGGTGGGATACGATTTTGTTGTTCAATATAAAAGGGGAAAAGAAAACTTGGTGGCAAATGCTTTGTCCAGGCGGGTAGAAGGTGTCCAATGTGCAGGAATTTCGGTCTATCACACTGCTGTCCAAAAACAAATTCAGGAAAGCTATGAAGAAGATTCCAACTTAGCCAAAGTCATTCGTGAAATCCTTGCTCATGCTGATTCTCACCCTGAATGCTCATATGACCAAGGGATGTTAAGAAAAAGGGACCGACTGATGGTGGGAAAGAATAACGATCTCAGAAATACCTTAATTGCAGCCATGCATTTTGGAACAGAAGGGGGACATTCCGGGACTCTGGTCACCCAGAAGAAAATGCATCTTGTTTACTCCTGGCCAGGGATGCTTAAAGATATTAGAGAATTTGTCCGAACCTGCGAAGtttgccaaaaaaataaatctgataaCTCAGCATATATGGGTCTGCTTCAGCCCTTAGCAATTCCCAATCGATTTTGGGAATCGGTCTCCATGGATTTTATTGAAAGCTTGCCTAAGTCAAAAGGTAAAAGTGTTATATTTGTGGTAGTTGATAGACTATCGAAAATGGCCCACTTTATGAGTCTGCAACACCCCTTTTCTGCCCGGACAGTAGCTAAATTATTTGTGGACAACGTTTCCAAGCTCCATGGAATGCCAACAACTATCATCAGTGATCAGGGCAAAGTGTTCTTAAGCACCTTCTGGAGGGAATTCTTAAGTATACAAGGAGTAAAACAACCTTATCCTCAGCCTATCACCCCCAGACGGATGGCCAGACCGAGATAGTCAACAAATGCTTGGTCACTTATCTACGCTGCATGGCTGGTCAAACTCCGA
Proteins encoded:
- the LOC124912054 gene encoding uncharacterized protein LOC124912054, with the translated sequence MSGLLNVGPSPIFRLSSTQRTTATTGRLSLRISSSLDSNSITTKDDPTSGFSASSPSFSPPPNFKPPKPKRFAVRPDKILDIMGASLALLFRLGTGALVSGYSVSFVPKNEIPSDKYALEFAGFKVKETSKLGPRPEKPIEIYEFEGCPFCKKVREIVAVLDLDVLYYPCPQNGPNFRPKAIQMGGKKQFPYMLDPNTGVAMYESDDIIKYLVQKYGDGNVPIMLSLGLLTTLTEGFALIPRMGRGSSYTPSRIPPKPIEIWAYEPSPFCKVVREVLVELELPHLLYSCARGSPKRQVLFEKVGHFQAPYLEDPNTGVKMFESAEIVEYLKATYAL
- the LOC124911467 gene encoding F-box/LRR-repeat protein At1g67190; its protein translation is MENLPVEVIGNILSRLGAARDVVVASTTCRKWREAWRNHLHTLSFNSNDWPSYHDLTTGRLEILITQTILQTNGLQCLSIVMDDVDEFSAAPVIAWLMYTRETLRQLHYNVRTSPNINILEKCSRQKLEVLSLSHNSISGVEPTYQKFPCLKSLSLSFVSISALDLSLLLTACPKVEVLSLINLEIAMSDAQTTMEISSLSLKDMYVEAISLDKFILEADSLEKLHLKDCTLEVFELVSKGTLRFLKIDDVSVIHIDIGESTENLETVDVSNFTVMWPKFHNMISRSSRLRRLRLWGVVFDDEDEVVDLEMISACFPALSHLSLCYELRDGAIQYGWQSPFKFEKVVVLELGWTVINDLFSHWIGGFLERCPNLKKLVIYGIVSEAKTHEECQTLANFTSSIVRLMRKYLQVDVQFEYE